In the Streptomyces sp. 840.1 genome, one interval contains:
- a CDS encoding MATE family efflux transporter, with product MAAYAVCVRLQTFVLMPHTGISQGLQPIVGYNAGRGLMGRALRARNLALGSSLVYGAVTAAALAVLAHPVSGLFLNDPAAVDNAARALRVLALGMTVAGLAPLVAAYSQSMGRPAPAYLLTLGTLLLIKIPLVATLGRLGAEGLWAALAAGEAAGAIVALWLMRRLRDATPQAS from the coding sequence CTGGCCGCCTACGCCGTCTGCGTGCGCCTGCAGACCTTCGTGCTGATGCCGCACACCGGTATCAGCCAAGGTCTGCAGCCGATCGTGGGCTACAACGCCGGCCGCGGCCTGATGGGCCGGGCCCTGCGGGCTCGTAATCTCGCTCTGGGCAGCTCGCTGGTCTACGGTGCCGTCACCGCCGCGGCCCTGGCTGTACTGGCGCACCCTGTGAGCGGTCTCTTCCTGAATGATCCGGCCGCAGTCGACAACGCTGCCCGAGCCCTGCGTGTCCTTGCCCTGGGCATGACCGTCGCGGGACTCGCACCGCTTGTGGCCGCCTACTCCCAGTCGATGGGCCGCCCCGCTCCCGCCTACCTCCTCACCCTCGGCACCCTCCTCCTGATCAAGATCCCGCTGGTCGCGACGCTGGGCCGACTGGGGGCCGAGGGGCTCTGGGCGGCACTCGCCGCAGGCGAAGCAGCCGGCGCGATCGTGGCCCTCTGGCTGATGCGGCGGCTGCGGGACGCAACGCCGCAGGCATCGTGA
- a CDS encoding SDR family oxidoreductase: protein MTVQDSGKVALITGASRGIGYGIAEALVARGDRVCITGRGEDALKEAVETLGSDRVIGVAGKAHDEAHQAVAVARTMEAFGRVDFLVNNAGTNPVFGPMAELDLNVARKVFETNVISALGFAQQTWKAWQKDNGGAIVNISSVAGVSASPFIGAYGMSKAAMINLTLQLAHEFAPVVRVNSIAPAVVKTRFAQSLYEGREEEAAAAYPMGRLGVPEDIGGAAAFLTSDQSDWITGQTLVVDGGIFLNSGVG, encoded by the coding sequence ATGACTGTGCAGGACAGTGGCAAGGTCGCGCTGATCACCGGCGCGAGCCGGGGTATCGGCTACGGCATCGCCGAGGCGCTCGTCGCCCGGGGCGACCGGGTGTGCATCACCGGACGCGGCGAGGACGCGCTGAAGGAGGCCGTCGAGACGCTCGGCTCCGACCGTGTCATCGGTGTGGCGGGCAAGGCGCACGACGAGGCCCACCAGGCGGTGGCCGTCGCGCGCACCATGGAGGCCTTCGGCAGGGTCGACTTCCTGGTCAACAACGCCGGTACGAACCCGGTCTTCGGCCCGATGGCCGAACTCGATCTCAACGTCGCCCGCAAGGTCTTCGAGACGAACGTGATCTCGGCGCTCGGCTTCGCGCAGCAGACCTGGAAGGCGTGGCAGAAGGACAACGGCGGGGCGATCGTCAACATCTCCTCCGTCGCGGGCGTCTCCGCCTCGCCCTTCATCGGCGCGTACGGCATGAGCAAGGCGGCGATGATCAACCTGACCCTTCAGCTGGCACACGAGTTCGCGCCGGTCGTGCGGGTCAACTCGATCGCCCCCGCGGTCGTGAAGACCAGGTTCGCCCAGTCGCTGTACGAGGGGCGCGAGGAGGAGGCTGCCGCGGCCTACCCGATGGGACGGCTCGGTGTCCCCGAGGACATCGGCGGCGCCGCGGCCTTCCTCACCTCGGACCAGTCCGACTGGATCACCGGACAGACCCTGGTGGTCGACGGCGGTATTTTCCTGAACTCGGGCGTGGGCTGA
- a CDS encoding uracil-DNA glycosylase, whose translation MTDTDQLPESWRGVLGEELQKPYFKELTEFVEEERAAGPVYPPRGQVFAALDATPYDKVKVLVLGQDPYHGEGQGHGLCFSVRPGVKTPPSLRNIYKEMKEELGLPVPDNGYLMPWAEQGVLLLNAVLTVRAGEANSHKGKGWEKVTDAVIRAVASRPDPAVFVLWGNYAQKKLPLIDEERHVVVKGAHPSPLSAKKFFGSRPFTQINEAVAAQGHQPIDWRIPDLG comes from the coding sequence GTGACCGACACCGACCAGCTGCCCGAGTCCTGGCGCGGCGTCCTCGGCGAAGAGCTGCAGAAGCCGTACTTCAAGGAGCTCACCGAGTTCGTCGAGGAGGAGCGGGCCGCAGGACCGGTCTACCCGCCCCGGGGGCAGGTGTTCGCCGCGCTCGACGCGACCCCGTACGACAAGGTGAAGGTCCTGGTCCTGGGCCAGGACCCGTACCACGGCGAGGGGCAGGGGCACGGGCTGTGCTTCTCCGTGCGGCCGGGTGTGAAGACCCCGCCGTCCCTGCGCAACATCTACAAGGAGATGAAGGAGGAGCTCGGCCTGCCGGTCCCGGACAACGGATATCTGATGCCGTGGGCCGAACAGGGCGTGCTGCTCCTCAACGCGGTGCTGACCGTGCGCGCGGGCGAGGCCAACTCGCACAAGGGCAAGGGCTGGGAGAAGGTCACCGACGCGGTGATTCGCGCGGTCGCGTCCCGGCCCGACCCGGCGGTCTTCGTGCTCTGGGGCAACTACGCGCAGAAGAAGCTCCCGCTGATCGACGAGGAGCGCCATGTGGTGGTGAAGGGAGCGCACCCCTCGCCGCTCTCGGCCAAGAAGTTCTTCGGGTCCCGTCCCTTCACCCAGATCAACGAGGCCGTCGCGGCGCAGGGGCACCAGCCCATCGACTGGCGCATCCCCGACCTGGGCTGA
- a CDS encoding DUF3037 domain-containing protein translates to MSERVVFEYALLRVVPRVQRGEFFNAGVVVYCRAKGFVAARTELDEGKLRALDPGADVTGVRAALYGVEGICRGGVDAGQAAGDDAGRRFRWLIAPRSTVIQPSPVHSGLTTDPAAEVERLLDLLVR, encoded by the coding sequence GTGAGCGAACGTGTTGTCTTCGAGTACGCCCTGCTGCGCGTGGTGCCGCGCGTGCAGCGCGGTGAGTTCTTCAACGCCGGTGTGGTCGTCTACTGCCGCGCGAAGGGGTTCGTCGCCGCCCGCACCGAACTCGACGAGGGGAAGCTCAGGGCGCTGGACCCCGGCGCCGACGTCACCGGCGTGCGGGCCGCCCTGTACGGCGTCGAGGGGATCTGCCGGGGCGGCGTGGACGCCGGCCAGGCGGCGGGCGACGACGCCGGGCGGCGCTTCCGCTGGCTGATCGCCCCGCGCTCGACCGTCATCCAGCCGAGCCCCGTGCACAGCGGTCTCACCACGGACCCGGCCGCCGAGGTGGAACGGCTGCTCGACCTTCTGGTGCGCTGA
- a CDS encoding phosphotransferase family protein, protein MESITKNRQSPAVLRAMIERAYGAGRVPSGDGWATELGHGWFNVAYRIRLGDGAEVVLKIAPPPQVEVMTYERGAMAIELWTLDILRTQTSVPVPVVDFADRSHELCDADYFFMQYIDADNLGIITGALPDAERESCMEQLGAANREINSVRGDRFGPLAEPGDTSWRRVFTGMIEDVLSDGEHRSVEIGWGYDAVRATVAQHAGSLDEVTEPRLVEWDLWDSNVMVRDGRIVCIIDHERAFYGDPLIEAGFTGTQISAFGDASAFMRGYGHAELTETQRTRRSLYCLYLLLIMVIESVYRGHTDTKQYDWARPLLDEAMALLGRSGR, encoded by the coding sequence GTGGAGAGCATCACCAAGAACCGCCAGTCACCCGCTGTGCTGCGCGCCATGATCGAGCGTGCGTATGGTGCCGGCAGAGTCCCTTCGGGGGACGGGTGGGCCACGGAGCTGGGACACGGCTGGTTCAACGTCGCCTACCGGATTCGCCTGGGCGACGGCGCCGAGGTCGTGCTGAAGATCGCGCCGCCCCCACAGGTGGAGGTGATGACGTACGAGCGCGGTGCCATGGCGATCGAACTGTGGACGCTGGACATCCTGCGTACTCAGACGTCCGTACCCGTTCCGGTCGTGGACTTCGCCGACCGGAGCCACGAGCTGTGCGACGCCGACTACTTCTTCATGCAGTACATCGATGCCGACAACCTCGGCATCATCACCGGAGCGCTCCCCGATGCGGAGCGCGAGTCCTGCATGGAACAACTCGGCGCGGCGAACCGGGAAATCAACTCGGTGCGCGGCGATCGGTTCGGTCCACTGGCAGAGCCCGGCGACACGAGTTGGAGGAGGGTGTTCACCGGCATGATCGAGGACGTTCTGTCCGACGGCGAGCACCGGAGCGTCGAGATCGGCTGGGGCTACGATGCCGTCCGCGCGACAGTGGCCCAGCATGCCGGCAGTCTGGACGAGGTCACCGAGCCCCGCCTGGTCGAGTGGGACTTGTGGGACAGCAACGTGATGGTCCGCGACGGCAGGATCGTCTGCATCATCGACCACGAACGGGCTTTCTACGGTGATCCGTTGATCGAGGCCGGGTTCACTGGAACGCAGATATCCGCGTTCGGTGACGCGTCGGCCTTCATGCGCGGATACGGGCATGCCGAGCTCACCGAGACCCAGCGGACACGCCGCAGTCTGTACTGCCTGTACCTCTTGCTGATCATGGTCATTGAGTCGGTGTACCGCGGGCACACCGACACCAAGCAGTACGACTGGGCCCGCCCCCTCCTCGACGAGGCCATGGCGCTGCTCGGCCGCAGCGGCCGGTGA
- a CDS encoding NAD(P)/FAD-dependent oxidoreductase, protein MTTPTHHSVAVIGAGLGGLTLARALHVHGIEAAVFDLEASRHARTQGGMLDIHEESGQIALRAAGLYDGFRDLVHAGGEACRVLDKHATVHWEKLDNGNGDRPEVDRGQLRDLLLDSVPEGTVRWGRQAGGARRLGDGRHEVTFTDGESITCDLLVGADGAWSRIRPLVSDAWPTYTGLSFVEGDLLDADARHPGSAAVVGGGQLFALTDRKGMMAHRQTDGSLHIYTSLQIAEDWLDGIDFTDTEEAKTAVLRQFEGWDDSIKALVADADTPLIPRKINALPIGHRWDRVPGVTLLGDAAHVMSPFAGEGANLAMLDGAELGQAIAAHPTDPEKALITYEEALFPRSAEKARESADAIDLCFGPNAVDDLVAMFSATPEEA, encoded by the coding sequence ATGACCACCCCCACGCACCACTCCGTAGCCGTCATCGGCGCCGGCCTCGGCGGCCTCACCCTCGCCCGCGCACTGCACGTGCACGGCATCGAGGCGGCCGTCTTCGACCTGGAAGCCTCGCGTCACGCCCGTACCCAGGGCGGCATGCTCGACATCCACGAGGAGAGCGGCCAGATCGCTCTGCGGGCGGCCGGGCTGTACGACGGTTTCCGCGACCTCGTCCACGCCGGCGGCGAGGCCTGCCGCGTCCTGGACAAGCACGCCACCGTCCACTGGGAGAAGCTCGACAACGGCAACGGCGATCGTCCCGAGGTCGACCGCGGGCAGCTGCGCGATCTGCTGCTCGACTCCGTTCCCGAAGGCACCGTCCGCTGGGGCCGCCAGGCCGGCGGCGCCCGCCGGCTCGGCGACGGTCGGCACGAGGTCACCTTCACCGATGGCGAGAGCATCACCTGTGACCTGTTGGTGGGCGCTGACGGCGCGTGGTCCCGTATCCGCCCGCTGGTCTCCGATGCCTGGCCCACCTATACGGGTCTCTCGTTCGTCGAGGGTGACCTGCTGGACGCCGACGCCCGGCACCCGGGCAGCGCTGCCGTCGTCGGCGGCGGCCAGCTCTTCGCGCTCACCGACCGCAAGGGCATGATGGCCCACCGCCAGACCGACGGCAGCCTGCACATCTACACCTCGCTCCAGATCGCCGAGGACTGGCTCGACGGCATCGACTTCACCGACACCGAGGAGGCGAAGACGGCGGTGCTGCGGCAGTTCGAGGGCTGGGACGACAGCATCAAGGCGCTGGTCGCCGACGCGGACACCCCGCTGATCCCCCGCAAGATCAACGCCCTGCCCATCGGTCACAGGTGGGACCGCGTCCCGGGCGTGACACTCCTCGGCGACGCCGCACACGTCATGTCACCGTTCGCCGGCGAAGGCGCCAACCTCGCCATGCTCGACGGCGCCGAACTCGGACAGGCCATCGCCGCCCACCCCACCGATCCCGAAAAGGCCCTCATCACCTACGAGGAAGCCCTCTTTCCCCGCAGCGCTGAAAAGGCCCGGGAATCCGCCGACGCCATCGACCTCTGCTTCGGCCCGAACGCTGTCGACGACCTCGTGGCCATGTTCAGCGCCACCCCGGAGGAGGCATGA
- a CDS encoding HipA family kinase: MLEEVVATRYVTPLREGGSLPGIVEADDLGTYVMKFTGAGQGRKTLVAEVICGQLGRRLGLRVPELVRMQLDPVIGLAEPDQEVQELLKASGGLNLGMDFLPGSLGFDALAYQVDPREAGRVVWFDALINNVDRSWRNPNMLIWHGDLWLIDHGATMIWHHNWPGAQASAAKPYNASDHALAPFAPDVAAAAAELAPLVTEELLTEVAADVPDEWLVDEPGFDSTDQLRRAYVEALLPRAATIHERIVLDTPTADKPSQAPGWLTERLAPRRGTKNSDESGRP, from the coding sequence GTGTTGGAAGAGGTGGTAGCGACCCGCTATGTCACGCCTTTGCGTGAAGGTGGCTCGCTCCCCGGGATCGTCGAAGCCGATGACCTGGGTACGTACGTCATGAAGTTCACCGGTGCCGGTCAGGGGCGCAAGACGCTGGTCGCCGAAGTGATCTGCGGGCAGCTCGGCCGCCGGCTCGGGCTGCGCGTTCCCGAGCTCGTGCGGATGCAGCTCGACCCGGTCATCGGTCTCGCCGAGCCCGACCAGGAGGTGCAGGAACTCCTGAAGGCCAGTGGCGGCCTCAACCTCGGGATGGACTTCCTCCCCGGTTCGCTCGGCTTCGACGCGCTCGCCTACCAGGTGGATCCGCGCGAGGCCGGGCGTGTCGTCTGGTTCGACGCCCTGATCAACAACGTCGACCGGTCCTGGCGCAATCCGAACATGCTGATCTGGCACGGCGACCTCTGGCTCATCGACCACGGCGCCACCATGATCTGGCACCACAACTGGCCCGGCGCCCAGGCCTCCGCCGCCAAGCCCTACAACGCCTCGGACCACGCGCTGGCCCCCTTCGCCCCCGATGTCGCCGCGGCCGCCGCCGAACTCGCGCCGCTGGTGACCGAGGAACTGCTCACCGAGGTCGCCGCCGACGTGCCCGACGAGTGGCTGGTGGACGAGCCCGGCTTCGACTCGACCGATCAGCTCCGGCGTGCCTACGTGGAGGCGCTGCTGCCGCGGGCGGCCACCATCCACGAGCGGATCGTCCTGGACACGCCCACCGCCGACAAGCCGTCCCAGGCCCCGGGCTGGCTCACCGAACGCCTCGCCCCGAGGCGTGGCACCAAGAACAGCGACGAGAGCGGCCGGCCGTGA
- the fabG gene encoding 3-oxoacyl-ACP reductase FabG, whose protein sequence is MSTTEQRVAIVTGAARGIGAATAVRLAAEGRAVAVLDLDEAACKDTVEKITAAGGRALAVGCDVSDSAQVEAAVARVAAELGAPTILVNNAGVLRDNLLFKMSESDWDTVMNVHLKGAFLMAKAVQKHMVDQKFGRIVSLSSSSALGNRGQANYAAVKAGLQGFTKTLAKELGKFGITANAVAPGFIVTEMTAQTAERVGMGFEEFQAAAATQIPVQRVGFPEDIANAIAFFAGDEAGFVSGQVMYVAGGPLN, encoded by the coding sequence ATGTCCACCACCGAGCAGCGCGTAGCCATCGTGACGGGAGCGGCACGGGGCATCGGTGCCGCCACCGCGGTACGCCTGGCGGCCGAGGGCCGCGCCGTCGCCGTACTCGACCTGGACGAGGCGGCCTGCAAGGACACCGTCGAGAAGATCACCGCTGCCGGGGGCCGGGCCCTCGCCGTCGGCTGTGACGTCTCGGACAGCGCCCAGGTGGAAGCCGCCGTCGCGCGGGTCGCCGCCGAGCTCGGCGCCCCGACGATCCTCGTCAACAACGCGGGTGTGCTCCGTGACAACCTGCTCTTCAAGATGAGCGAGTCCGACTGGGACACCGTGATGAACGTGCACCTCAAGGGCGCGTTCCTGATGGCCAAGGCCGTTCAGAAGCACATGGTGGACCAGAAGTTCGGCAGGATCGTCTCGCTGTCCTCCTCCTCCGCCCTGGGCAACCGCGGCCAGGCCAACTACGCCGCGGTCAAGGCGGGGCTGCAGGGCTTCACCAAGACGCTCGCCAAGGAGCTCGGCAAGTTCGGCATCACCGCCAACGCCGTCGCGCCCGGCTTCATCGTCACCGAGATGACCGCGCAGACCGCGGAGCGCGTCGGCATGGGCTTCGAGGAGTTCCAGGCCGCGGCCGCCACCCAGATCCCGGTGCAGCGCGTCGGCTTCCCCGAGGACATCGCCAACGCCATCGCCTTCTTCGCGGGCGACGAGGCGGGCTTCGTCTCCGGCCAGGTCATGTACGTCGCCGGCGGACCGCTCAACTGA
- a CDS encoding ABC transporter substrate-binding protein — MFYRASLQAAAALASLSLLAGCGLLSDSGSDVEQKLAVGTTSQPSTLDPAAAWDGSWELMRNVFQTLVSFPTGSTSPEPDAADHCKFTDTTSTAYRCTLREGLKFSNGEKLDAEAVKYSIDRIRTIAVKGGPVGMLGSLDQVETKGDSEVIFHLTKPDATFPFILATPAMSLVAPSEYSAHKIRDDGKVTGSGPYLLDAYKQGERSELVKNPDYKGFADRKNDAVTIRYFKGSGAMVAALKKGEIDATYRGLTAEEVVSLEDNEDKKSNLQLVESVGADIRFLVFNPKDPAAGKPAVRRAIAQLVDRDALVAKVYQGTAEPLYSMVPKGIAGHTTSFFDTFGDPDAKKAKKILRDAGIDEPVAMTFWYTTDRYGSSTAPEFDELKRQLEASGLFRITLKSRPWNTFQAGFTKGEYPVFGRGWFPDFPDPDNFIAPFVGKDSITGMPYAKDEITKQVLPQTRKESDRGAVSQQFEVAQKALVDDVRLLPLWQGKLYVAAGEDIGGGERALDPQTVMQMWELYRKASW, encoded by the coding sequence GTGTTCTACCGGGCCAGTCTGCAGGCCGCTGCAGCCCTTGCTTCCCTGTCTCTGCTGGCCGGCTGCGGTCTGTTGTCCGACAGCGGTTCGGACGTGGAGCAGAAGCTAGCCGTCGGGACGACCAGCCAACCCTCCACCCTCGACCCGGCGGCGGCGTGGGACGGTTCCTGGGAACTGATGCGCAACGTGTTCCAGACGCTGGTCAGCTTCCCCACCGGAAGTACGAGCCCCGAACCGGACGCGGCGGACCACTGCAAGTTCACCGACACCACCAGTACCGCCTACCGGTGCACGCTCCGCGAGGGGCTGAAGTTCTCCAACGGCGAGAAGCTCGACGCCGAGGCCGTGAAGTACTCCATCGACCGGATCAGGACGATCGCGGTCAAGGGCGGCCCCGTCGGCATGCTCGGCTCGCTGGACCAGGTGGAGACCAAGGGCGACTCCGAGGTCATCTTCCACCTGACCAAGCCGGACGCCACCTTCCCGTTCATCCTGGCCACGCCCGCCATGTCGCTGGTCGCGCCGAGCGAGTACTCGGCACACAAGATCCGTGACGACGGCAAGGTCACCGGGTCCGGGCCGTACCTGCTGGACGCGTACAAGCAGGGTGAGCGCTCCGAGCTGGTGAAGAACCCCGACTACAAGGGTTTCGCGGACCGCAAGAACGACGCCGTGACCATCCGGTACTTCAAGGGGTCCGGCGCCATGGTCGCGGCGCTCAAGAAGGGCGAGATCGACGCCACCTACCGAGGTCTCACCGCCGAGGAGGTGGTGAGCCTGGAGGACAACGAGGACAAGAAGAGCAACCTCCAGCTCGTCGAGTCGGTCGGCGCCGACATCCGCTTCCTGGTCTTCAACCCCAAGGACCCGGCCGCCGGCAAGCCGGCCGTGCGGCGCGCGATCGCCCAGCTGGTGGACCGGGACGCGCTGGTGGCCAAGGTCTACCAGGGCACCGCCGAACCGCTCTACTCGATGGTGCCCAAGGGCATCGCGGGGCACACGACCAGTTTCTTCGACACCTTCGGCGACCCGGACGCCAAGAAGGCCAAGAAGATCCTCAGGGACGCCGGTATCGACGAGCCGGTCGCGATGACCTTCTGGTACACCACCGACCGGTACGGATCCTCGACGGCTCCGGAGTTCGACGAGCTCAAGCGCCAGCTGGAGGCCTCCGGTCTCTTCAGGATCACGCTGAAGAGCCGGCCCTGGAACACGTTCCAGGCAGGTTTCACCAAGGGGGAGTACCCCGTCTTCGGCCGTGGCTGGTTCCCGGACTTCCCCGACCCGGACAACTTCATCGCCCCCTTCGTGGGCAAGGACAGCATCACGGGCATGCCGTACGCGAAGGACGAGATCACGAAGCAGGTGCTGCCCCAGACCCGCAAGGAGAGCGACCGGGGCGCGGTCAGCCAGCAGTTCGAGGTGGCCCAGAAGGCACTCGTCGACGACGTCCGGCTGCTGCCGCTGTGGCAGGGCAAGCTGTACGTGGCGGCCGGCGAGGACATCGGCGGCGGCGAGCGGGCCCTGGACCCGCAGACGGTCATGCAGATGTGGGAGCTGTACCGCAAGGCCAGCTGGTAG
- a CDS encoding MATE family efflux transporter yields the protein MTGSPDTAATDHTARLGTEPVGRLLWHACTQTTGAVGVYGIYALTNAWFVGHGVGDTAMAAVNLVAPLLLLLGAVSTTVGAGGASLVSRALGAGDRQAAARAAGNSFTLFWLCAVVTTTVGLALLDPLLTLLGAEGELRDSARPYAVILLCGALVSTGFSSLVRAEGRMGFSTLLWLVPVAVQITLDPLLIFGFGMGVEGAALGTVGGQAVSAALSLWFFFAQRGRPYRIDPSSLVPHGPTLRALLGIGLPSFLAGSGSPCWPSSSTPPSLRPGLPRLWPPTPSACACRPSC from the coding sequence GTGACAGGCTCACCCGACACCGCGGCGACCGACCACACCGCCCGGCTCGGCACCGAGCCGGTCGGCCGGCTGCTGTGGCACGCATGCACCCAGACCACCGGAGCCGTCGGCGTCTACGGCATCTACGCCCTGACCAACGCCTGGTTCGTCGGCCACGGTGTCGGTGACACCGCGATGGCGGCGGTCAATCTGGTCGCCCCTTTGCTGCTGTTGCTCGGCGCGGTGTCAACCACCGTCGGCGCGGGCGGCGCTTCCCTGGTCTCCCGCGCCCTGGGTGCGGGAGACCGGCAGGCCGCCGCCCGCGCTGCCGGTAACTCCTTCACCCTCTTCTGGCTGTGCGCGGTCGTCACCACCACGGTGGGACTCGCTCTGCTCGATCCACTGCTCACACTCCTCGGAGCAGAGGGCGAACTGCGCGACAGTGCGCGCCCGTACGCGGTGATACTGCTGTGCGGCGCCCTCGTCTCGACGGGCTTCTCCAGTCTGGTGCGCGCCGAGGGGCGGATGGGGTTCTCCACGCTGTTGTGGCTCGTGCCCGTTGCAGTGCAGATCACCCTGGACCCCTTGCTGATCTTCGGATTCGGCATGGGCGTGGAGGGCGCCGCGCTCGGCACCGTCGGGGGCCAGGCCGTGTCCGCCGCACTGAGTCTTTGGTTCTTCTTCGCGCAGCGCGGCCGCCCCTACCGCATCGATCCGAGCAGCCTGGTGCCCCACGGTCCGACGCTGCGGGCGCTGCTGGGCATTGGACTGCCCTCGTTCCTGGCCGGATCGGGCTCACCCTGCTGGCCGTCCTCGTCAACTCCACCCTCGCTGCGACCGGGTCTGCCGCGGCTCTGGCCGCCTACGCCGTCTGCGTGCGCCTGCAGACCTTCGTGCTGA
- a CDS encoding MDR family MFS transporter, with the protein MSASIEPPVDDVPVVPKNIRWVMLGILLAMLLSMLDGLIVGTAMPTIVKDIGGLDHISWVVTSYTLTTACSTPVWGKLGDLFNRKHMFLGSIVIFMIGSVLSGQASSMGELIAFRALQGIGAGGLMAGAFALIGVLLPPRERGKYQGMVAIVQAVGSIGGPLVGGFITSNLGWRWAFYVNIPLGLICLVWCGLLLKLPAARRTGKVVIDWLGITLMTSMISIVVLAATWAGSTYAWGSWQILTLAAAAVILLAAFIASQRRAADPLLPPRIFTGHRNFPIAGVLLTVSGIAMFGGTLYLPLYQQTVQGASASNSGLLLAPMMAGTVVASMIAGKTMAKTGKYKIFPVAGAALLAIGMGLLSTMGVDTSRFITSAYMVLVGLGIGFTIQMANTIAQNSVELRDMGAASASTSLFRTLGGSVGVAVFGSLFTRAVQGHGGSTQAAKDTYLHAAAHGTQQIFLVGAVCAAVAFVVALFIQEVALRSGPGKKPAPTTEKPAGAATS; encoded by the coding sequence ATGTCCGCGTCCATCGAACCCCCGGTCGACGACGTTCCCGTCGTCCCGAAGAACATCCGCTGGGTCATGCTCGGCATCCTGCTGGCAATGCTGCTGTCCATGCTCGACGGTCTGATCGTCGGCACCGCGATGCCCACCATCGTCAAGGACATCGGCGGCCTCGACCACATCTCCTGGGTCGTCACCTCCTACACCCTCACCACCGCCTGCTCGACCCCGGTCTGGGGCAAGCTCGGCGATCTCTTCAACCGCAAGCACATGTTCCTGGGCTCCATCGTGATCTTCATGATCGGCTCGGTACTCTCCGGGCAGGCGTCCTCGATGGGCGAGCTGATCGCCTTCCGCGCCCTGCAGGGCATCGGGGCCGGCGGTCTGATGGCGGGGGCATTCGCACTCATCGGCGTCCTGCTGCCGCCGCGCGAGCGCGGCAAGTACCAGGGCATGGTCGCCATCGTCCAGGCTGTCGGCAGCATCGGCGGGCCCCTGGTCGGCGGCTTCATCACCAGCAACCTGGGCTGGCGCTGGGCGTTCTACGTCAACATCCCGCTCGGCCTGATCTGTCTCGTCTGGTGTGGACTGCTGCTGAAGCTGCCCGCCGCCCGCCGCACCGGCAAGGTCGTCATCGACTGGCTGGGCATCACCCTCATGACCTCGATGATCAGCATCGTCGTACTGGCGGCTACGTGGGCAGGCAGCACGTACGCCTGGGGGTCCTGGCAGATCCTGACCCTCGCCGCGGCGGCCGTGATCCTGCTCGCCGCGTTCATCGCCTCTCAGCGGCGTGCCGCCGATCCGCTGCTGCCGCCGCGGATCTTCACCGGGCACCGCAACTTCCCGATCGCCGGTGTACTGCTCACCGTCTCAGGCATCGCCATGTTCGGCGGCACCCTGTATCTGCCGCTGTATCAGCAGACCGTGCAGGGTGCTTCAGCCTCCAACTCGGGCCTGCTGCTGGCGCCGATGATGGCGGGTACCGTCGTCGCGTCCATGATCGCGGGCAAGACGATGGCGAAGACCGGAAAGTACAAGATCTTCCCCGTGGCGGGGGCCGCCCTGCTCGCCATTGGCATGGGACTGCTGTCCACGATGGGCGTCGATACCTCCCGCTTCATCACCAGTGCGTACATGGTTCTGGTCGGCCTGGGCATTGGATTCACCATCCAGATGGCCAACACCATCGCCCAGAACAGCGTTGAGCTGCGGGACATGGGCGCGGCGTCGGCATCCACCAGCCTCTTCCGCACCCTCGGCGGCTCCGTCGGTGTAGCGGTGTTCGGCTCCCTGTTCACCCGCGCCGTCCAGGGGCACGGCGGCAGCACGCAGGCCGCCAAGGACACCTATCTGCACGCAGCCGCCCACGGCACCCAGCAGATCTTCCTCGTCGGCGCCGTCTGTGCGGCGGTCGCCTTCGTCGTGGCGCTCTTCATCCAGGAGGTCGCCCTGCGCTCCGGCCCCGGCAAGAAGCCCGCGCCAACGACTGAGAAGCCGGCCGGAGCCGCCACCTCATAA